Proteins encoded together in one Chitinophaga sp. LS1 window:
- a CDS encoding ISL3 family transposase has product MNSKNLIFERSEAFNIKSIIQVQNIVYLNVESRLKTAKCPNCQRKSGSIHSYYYRKIKDLPSFGKQVCINLLTRKFYCKNNNCEKKIFSQRFNEQFKPYSRMSERLAAILLKTGLLTGGNAGARLCKLHNVSVSASTILRNIHKAPIIKPETPQVLGIDDWAYKKQHRYGTVLVDMEKHKIIELLPDREAATIQKWLQDNPGVKIVSRDRFSNYANGVRNGSPEAIQVADRFHLLQNLSESLKKLLVRHYKTYKGIIKQKDEEKLDGNITVLAPADLPRQITPSYYNRQCQMDEIKSRHANGESIRSIASLMKISREKVTNFLRLQEPPIRLSPNQFSFTKYADLIKKSIIANPRITSSKIIIELKNSGYNGGKTAVYNFIKNCVRIKPNADQEELPRQLWSPNKASLLLSKPASLLNEIENKVVNALCKSVSDIERSCLLSRQFRRMIIKRKGERLNNWVNKALKSGVKEMISFANSLLSDFDAVKCLIRRSLGQPQRSIPGQSKR; this is encoded by the coding sequence ATGAATTCAAAAAATCTCATATTTGAAAGGAGTGAAGCTTTTAATATCAAATCAATTATACAAGTACAAAATATAGTATACCTTAATGTAGAGAGCCGATTGAAAACTGCTAAATGTCCTAATTGCCAAAGGAAAAGTGGTAGTATACACAGTTATTACTATAGAAAGATAAAAGACTTACCATCATTTGGCAAACAGGTATGCATAAATCTCTTGACAAGGAAATTTTATTGTAAGAACAATAATTGTGAAAAGAAAATATTTTCGCAACGTTTTAACGAGCAATTCAAGCCTTATTCCCGTATGAGTGAACGGCTTGCAGCAATACTTCTAAAAACAGGATTATTGACTGGGGGAAATGCGGGAGCAAGGCTGTGTAAACTACATAATGTCAGTGTTAGTGCTTCTACTATCCTTAGAAATATACATAAAGCTCCTATTATAAAACCAGAAACACCTCAAGTATTAGGAATCGATGATTGGGCCTATAAGAAGCAGCACAGGTATGGAACTGTGCTTGTAGATATGGAAAAACATAAAATCATAGAACTATTACCGGATAGAGAAGCTGCCACCATTCAAAAATGGCTGCAGGATAATCCTGGAGTAAAAATAGTTAGTAGAGACCGGTTTTCGAATTACGCAAATGGTGTAAGAAACGGTAGCCCTGAAGCAATCCAGGTTGCAGACAGATTTCACCTATTACAAAACCTTAGTGAATCATTGAAAAAGCTTCTGGTGCGGCATTATAAAACATATAAGGGAATCATTAAGCAAAAAGACGAGGAGAAATTAGACGGGAATATTACAGTACTGGCACCAGCAGATCTGCCAAGGCAGATTACACCCAGTTATTATAATCGACAATGTCAAATGGATGAGATTAAATCCCGACATGCAAATGGTGAATCAATCAGGAGCATAGCATCATTAATGAAAATAAGTAGAGAGAAAGTGACTAACTTTCTAAGGCTTCAGGAGCCTCCAATAAGATTATCTCCTAATCAATTTTCATTTACAAAATATGCTGATCTTATCAAAAAAAGTATTATCGCAAACCCACGAATAACCTCTAGTAAGATAATAATTGAGCTAAAAAATTCAGGGTATAATGGAGGCAAGACGGCTGTTTACAATTTTATTAAAAATTGTGTACGGATAAAACCTAATGCTGATCAAGAAGAGTTGCCCAGGCAGTTATGGTCTCCTAATAAAGCATCTTTGTTATTATCTAAACCAGCATCACTGTTAAATGAAATTGAAAACAAAGTGGTAAATGCACTGTGTAAATCAGTTTCTGATATTGAGAGATCATGTCTTCTATCACGCCAATTTAGAAGAATGATCATCAAGAGAAAGGGAGAAAGATTAAATAATTGGGTAAATAAGGCATTAAAATCTGGAGTGAAAGAAATGATATCCTTTGCGAATAGCCTTCTTTCAGATTTTGATGCCGTTAAGTGTCTAATACGGAGGTCATTGGGCCAGCCCCAACGGAGCATACCGGGCCAGTCAAAACGGTGA
- the istA gene encoding IS21 family transposase — translation MAGQRINVMEVRTLISLKQKGWSNRKIADYIKINRKTVDSYMARFKALDLSWDALLQLEDTELAELFTEDSQTEKERYETLAGYFSYFEKELLKPGCTLGALHQEYLLKHPDGYRYTQFCWHIRQWNKRTTPGGKLLHKAGDKLYVDFCGDKLSYVDKTTGELIAVEVFVAVLPCSQYTFVRAVSSQKREDLISCLSSCLQWLGGVPQAIVSDNLKSAVSKAHKYAPLINKTLADFALFYSCAVDPARPYHPQDYGNKYVM, via the coding sequence ATGGCGGGTCAAAGAATCAATGTCATGGAAGTACGTACATTAATTTCACTGAAACAGAAAGGCTGGAGTAACCGTAAGATTGCGGATTATATTAAGATCAACCGTAAGACTGTAGACAGTTACATGGCCCGCTTTAAAGCATTGGACCTGTCATGGGACGCTTTATTGCAGCTGGAAGATACCGAGCTTGCAGAATTGTTTACAGAGGATAGCCAGACAGAGAAAGAACGCTATGAGACACTGGCAGGTTACTTCAGCTACTTTGAAAAAGAACTACTGAAGCCGGGTTGTACACTTGGAGCATTACACCAGGAATACCTGTTAAAACATCCGGATGGTTATCGTTACACACAATTTTGCTGGCATATACGACAATGGAATAAAAGAACCACACCAGGTGGAAAACTGCTACATAAGGCCGGCGATAAGCTGTATGTAGACTTTTGTGGAGATAAGCTTTCCTATGTTGATAAAACTACAGGAGAACTCATAGCAGTAGAGGTGTTCGTGGCAGTGCTGCCTTGCAGCCAATACACCTTTGTAAGAGCTGTATCTTCACAGAAAAGGGAAGATCTGATCTCTTGTTTATCTTCCTGCCTGCAGTGGCTTGGAGGAGTCCCACAAGCTATTGTATCTGATAATCTCAAAAGCGCAGTAAGTAAAGCTCATAAATATGCTCCACTGATCAATAAAACATTGGCCGATTTTGCTCTTTTTTATAGTTGCGCGGTAGACCCTGCTCGCCCATATCACCCTCAGGATTATGGAAACAAATATGTTATGTAA
- a CDS encoding site-specific integrase, which translates to MTKVYRSYGALTKAASGYLKDIGRSESTISMYNWIWGRIKKYMDINKIVHCSSTTVADYINATYGLRPIPSLTHHEKHSLRCALCLIQFAETGRMIEVIRRRECVVLSGEIGNEIAAYVESKRKLRLNVKTLHSYSYYLYQFLKYLNASEIHACNTISSLALMKYTSNLLPEAAGAKHLALSIIKGFLRYLYEQNKTARDFSVIVPKDNYKKQPKLPSTYTKDEVRTILNSIDRSTALGKRDYALLILAVRLGMRASDISRLKFENIRWTENSISFNQFKTNEKVVLPLTTDVGETLIDYIKYARPTSNDAHVFLEKQFPVIPISAKRVSLTASRNITKSGVFIGERKHGSHALRHTMASFLLEQKTPLPVISELLGHASTQTSMCYLRIDMESLRQCAMEVPVVSEAFYTQKGGAFYE; encoded by the coding sequence ATGACTAAAGTTTACCGCTCTTATGGAGCTTTAACAAAGGCGGCTTCTGGATATCTTAAAGACATAGGTAGAAGCGAATCTACTATATCTATGTATAACTGGATCTGGGGGAGGATTAAAAAGTACATGGATATTAACAAGATTGTTCATTGTTCCTCAACAACAGTCGCCGATTATATCAACGCCACCTATGGTTTGCGGCCAATACCATCATTAACGCATCACGAAAAGCATTCCCTGCGGTGCGCCTTATGTTTAATACAATTTGCAGAGACAGGCAGGATGATTGAAGTGATACGTCGCAGGGAATGTGTAGTACTTTCTGGAGAAATTGGTAATGAAATTGCAGCTTATGTCGAATCCAAAAGAAAATTGAGGTTGAATGTCAAAACATTGCACAGTTACTCCTATTATCTATACCAGTTTTTAAAGTACTTAAATGCAAGTGAAATACACGCCTGCAATACAATATCTTCACTCGCCCTGATGAAGTACACGTCAAACTTACTGCCTGAAGCTGCGGGAGCTAAACATCTTGCCTTGTCCATAATCAAAGGTTTTTTGAGATATCTGTATGAACAAAATAAGACAGCCAGAGACTTTTCTGTAATTGTTCCTAAAGACAATTATAAAAAGCAACCAAAGCTGCCATCGACCTATACAAAAGACGAAGTACGTACGATATTAAACTCTATCGATAGAAGCACCGCTTTGGGAAAGAGAGATTATGCTCTGCTAATCCTGGCAGTACGCTTGGGAATGCGAGCTTCTGACATTAGCCGGCTTAAGTTTGAAAATATTCGATGGACTGAGAATAGTATATCTTTTAATCAGTTTAAAACAAATGAAAAAGTGGTGCTTCCGTTAACCACAGATGTTGGCGAAACCCTCATAGATTATATCAAATATGCAAGACCAACCTCCAATGATGCGCATGTTTTTCTTGAAAAGCAGTTCCCTGTTATACCGATTAGTGCTAAGAGAGTGTCATTGACGGCGAGCAGGAATATTACAAAGTCAGGAGTCTTTATTGGTGAGCGAAAACATGGTTCACATGCATTACGACATACAATGGCCAGTTTCTTACTAGAGCAGAAAACGCCCTTACCCGTTATATCAGAATTGCTCGGGCATGCCAGTACACAAACCTCGATGTGCTATTTGCGCATAGATATGGAATCGTTACGCCAATGTGCGATGGAAGTGCCGGTTGTTTCTGAAGCGTTTTATACGCAAAAAGGAGGAGCATTTTATGAATAA
- a CDS encoding tyrosine-type recombinase/integrase has translation MNNKYKNPGILAPIVQEYINMRKNLGFRSEAQKYSLFAFDAFACKEGLSSVTITKELAEKWCNRRPDEATDTWSHRNCFLRQFAIYLSNLGYDTYIPCKVFTKHDNFIPYIFSDDELGAIFKACDTLDLYDKHARSNLFVLPAFFRMLAGTGIRIGEASALLNKDVNLDQGYIVLRNCKNGKDRMVPLSESLVEVCRQYRKYRELLPHHSDCFFVKMNGCPCPPNSFFHWWTKILKAASIQRRGKTVGPRIHDLRHTFCVKSMASLAKEGKDLYYILPILSTYIGHQSIAATDRYVRMTSEMYPDLISQTDSICLYIFPHLKSQ, from the coding sequence ATGAATAATAAATATAAGAACCCTGGTATACTGGCGCCTATTGTTCAGGAGTATATCAATATGAGAAAGAACCTTGGCTTTAGATCTGAAGCTCAGAAGTATAGTTTGTTTGCTTTTGATGCTTTTGCTTGCAAAGAAGGACTTTCTTCCGTAACCATTACAAAAGAACTGGCTGAAAAATGGTGTAACAGGCGCCCTGATGAAGCTACAGATACCTGGAGCCACAGAAACTGCTTTTTACGTCAGTTTGCTATCTATTTATCTAATCTTGGATATGATACTTATATTCCCTGTAAGGTATTTACAAAACATGACAACTTCATTCCTTATATATTTTCTGATGATGAACTAGGAGCTATCTTTAAAGCCTGCGACACACTGGATCTTTATGATAAGCATGCCAGAAGCAACCTTTTTGTACTACCGGCTTTTTTTCGAATGCTGGCAGGAACTGGTATTAGAATCGGTGAAGCGTCGGCATTATTGAACAAAGACGTTAATCTTGATCAAGGGTATATCGTTCTACGCAACTGTAAAAACGGTAAAGACCGGATGGTGCCCTTATCAGAATCGCTGGTCGAAGTCTGCAGGCAGTACAGGAAATACAGAGAACTGCTTCCTCATCACAGTGATTGCTTCTTTGTTAAGATGAATGGCTGCCCTTGTCCACCAAATAGCTTCTTTCATTGGTGGACTAAGATACTAAAAGCGGCCTCTATACAACGTCGTGGAAAAACAGTTGGTCCGAGGATACATGATCTTCGACACACTTTTTGTGTTAAATCCATGGCTTCCCTGGCAAAGGAAGGAAAAGATCTGTACTATATACTTCCCATACTGTCTACCTATATTGGCCATCAGTCTATAGCAGCAACTGACAGGTATGTAAGAATGACTTCGGAAATGTACCCTGATCTAATAAGTCAGACCGATAGCATCTGCTTATATATCTTTCCTCACCTCAAAAGCCAGTAA
- a CDS encoding tyrosine-type recombinase/integrase, producing the protein MKQTQFAKYLTYFMVKYLVGERGCSKNTVAAYRDAISLFIIHMRDNHYIKVDHLEFIDITQERIVGFLEWLETERKCSISTRNVRLAAIHAFVRFLIYKSPDYMEEWQRILAIKVKRAPKATVVYLGADGMKLLLAQPDTSTPKGRRDLTLLSLMYDCAGRVQEIADLVPARVNFGKPTLLRVTGKGNKTRLIPLSDQATASLKIYMQENRLLEGKATEYPLFSNGRGSKLTLMAITMILKKYSAAARKINQALIPANVSPHSLRHSKAMMLQQNGVNLICIRDFLGHESVTTTEIYARIDNRQKREAIEKTSLSPDLSEDPSWQKDKGLLNWLESLAK; encoded by the coding sequence ATGAAACAAACTCAATTTGCCAAATACTTAACCTACTTTATGGTGAAATATCTCGTTGGAGAAAGAGGTTGCTCGAAGAATACCGTTGCTGCTTACCGGGATGCAATAAGCCTTTTTATTATCCATATGCGCGATAATCACTACATAAAAGTGGATCATCTTGAATTTATAGACATAACACAGGAGCGTATCGTTGGTTTTTTAGAATGGCTTGAGACCGAAAGGAAATGTAGTATATCCACCCGAAATGTGCGTCTGGCTGCTATCCATGCTTTTGTCCGCTTCCTGATATATAAGTCTCCGGATTATATGGAAGAATGGCAGCGGATACTTGCTATCAAAGTGAAACGAGCCCCCAAAGCAACAGTAGTTTATTTAGGTGCTGACGGCATGAAACTATTATTGGCCCAGCCGGATACATCTACTCCTAAAGGAAGGCGGGATCTGACGCTCTTGTCGCTTATGTACGATTGTGCCGGACGGGTTCAGGAAATAGCTGATCTGGTTCCCGCCAGAGTCAATTTTGGAAAACCAACTTTGTTAAGGGTAACGGGAAAAGGAAATAAAACGCGGCTAATCCCATTGTCAGATCAGGCGACAGCCTCGTTAAAGATATATATGCAGGAAAACAGGCTTTTAGAAGGGAAGGCCACTGAGTACCCCTTGTTCAGTAATGGAAGAGGAAGCAAACTAACACTAATGGCTATTACCATGATACTGAAAAAGTATAGTGCGGCTGCTAGAAAAATAAACCAAGCCTTAATACCTGCCAATGTAAGTCCACACTCCTTAAGGCACAGCAAAGCTATGATGCTGCAACAGAACGGCGTGAACTTAATATGTATACGAGACTTTTTAGGTCATGAGTCAGTGACTACGACCGAAATATATGCCAGAATCGACAACAGGCAGAAACGAGAAGCGATAGAGAAAACAAGTCTTTCTCCAGATCTTTCTGAGGATCCATCCTGGCAAAAAGACAAAGGGCTGTTGAACTGGCTGGAAAGCCTTGCCAAATAA
- a CDS encoding Mu transposase domain-containing protein, with protein MYQRIYYPLSRHTFFSLDEINVEISNMLLTYNDYLFAHGGTTRRQQFIDTEKEWLQPLPQGRYHLRQYRRAKVQKTSYIFLSENRNYYSVPYRYQGLHVEVQYNQLSVEIFYNHTRIASHRRCFTSGHYTTVSEHMPSTHQVYNGWSPQFFEDKAALVGNNTLLYIQRLLAQYNYPEIAYKQCQGILALGKDYGIQRLEQACHRALEYHKAGYHTIERILKAGLDQLEELLTELPTIPEHTNIRGASEYR; from the coding sequence GTGTATCAGCGTATTTATTATCCGCTATCCCGTCATACCTTCTTTTCCCTCGACGAGATCAATGTTGAGATCAGCAATATGCTTTTAACTTATAATGATTACCTGTTTGCGCATGGAGGTACTACCCGCCGGCAACAATTTATTGACACTGAAAAGGAATGGTTGCAACCATTACCTCAGGGGCGTTATCATCTACGACAATACAGACGTGCCAAGGTGCAGAAGACAAGCTATATCTTCTTAAGTGAAAACCGTAACTACTATAGCGTACCTTATCGATATCAGGGCCTGCATGTGGAGGTGCAGTATAATCAATTATCAGTAGAGATCTTTTATAATCACACCCGCATAGCCAGTCACCGTCGCTGTTTTACTTCAGGGCACTATACCACAGTCAGCGAACATATGCCCTCCACTCATCAGGTATATAATGGCTGGAGCCCTCAGTTTTTTGAGGATAAAGCAGCTCTGGTAGGTAATAATACTCTTCTCTATATACAAAGGCTATTAGCTCAGTATAATTATCCTGAAATCGCTTATAAGCAATGCCAGGGCATACTGGCATTAGGAAAAGATTATGGCATACAACGCCTGGAACAGGCATGTCATCGTGCACTGGAATATCATAAAGCAGGCTATCATACCATCGAACGCATTTTGAAGGCTGGGCTTGACCAGTTAGAAGAACTTCTTACAGAGCTACCCACTATCCCAGAGCATACTAACATCCGTGGAGCTTCGGAGTACCGCTAA